Proteins from one Flammeovirgaceae bacterium genomic window:
- a CDS encoding ferrous iron transport protein A produces MAPGETAIIAGFVSHELSNKLLEMGFLPGSVIKYNFKAPLGDPICVTISGYDITLRLEEAAMISILN; encoded by the coding sequence ATGGCCCCGGGCGAAACTGCCATCATTGCAGGGTTCGTCTCCCACGAGCTTTCAAACAAGCTCCTGGAGATGGGTTTTTTGCCCGGTTCGGTGATAAAATACAATTTCAAAGCCCCCCTCGGGGACCCGATCTGCGTGACCATTTCCGGTTATGACATTACCCTGCGCCTGGAGGAAGCCGCCATGATTTCCATTCTTAATTGA